A window of Castanea sativa cultivar Marrone di Chiusa Pesio chromosome 1, ASM4071231v1 contains these coding sequences:
- the LOC142621764 gene encoding bystin, translating to MGKNNNKRERQLNPQPFLSDNDSHAKRSKFKVPKPKSRHQSEKADEEENEELISSTMSSKILKQALAQQKEIQDEANLQNPNSALLFAQEYVTPKGASAADSQTDDDDDIDGFDGFSETQSRFGADDEEIDEEDERVLEAFLAKDAAPQRTLADIIVEKLKQQDPITASETRPLPKLDSSIIDLYKGVGKLLSTYTAGKFPKAFKHIPAMKLWEDVLYLTEPDKWSPNAMYQATRIFASNLGVKKAERFYRLVLLPRVRDDIRKNKRLHFALYQSLKKSLYKPAAFFKGVLFPLCESGTCNLREAVIIGSILQKVSIPPLHSSVALLKLAEMNYCGTTSFFIKLLLEKKYALPYRVLDATVAHFMRFLEDSRMMPVIWHQSLLAFVQRYKNELRKEDKDNLRNLLEKQRHKLVTPEVLRELNNSRNRGEKEDDLMLISSPISVINRTIEEDRFDVPEVPMEED from the exons ATGGGGAAGAACAATAACAAGAGGGAGCGGCAGCTGAATCCACAGCCTTTCTTATCGGACAATGACAGCCATGCTAAGCGATCCAAATTCAAAGTACCCAAGCCCAAATCGCGCCACCAGTCGGAGAAGGCGGATGAGGAGGAGAACGAGGAGCTTATATCCTCCACCATGAGTTCCAAGATTCTCAAACAAGCTTTGGCTCAGCAGAAAGAGATTCAGGACGAGGCTAACCTCCAAAACCCTAACAGCGCCTTGCTTTTCGCTCAAGAATATGTCACCCCCAAGGGTGCCTCCGCCGCCGATTCTCAGACTGACGACGACGATGACATCGATGGCTTTGACGGCTTCTCCGAAACTCAGAGCCGATTTGGCGCCGATGAT GAGGAGATTGACGAAGAGGATGAGAGAGTGCTGGAGGCGTTTTTGGCAAAAGATGCAGCTCCCCAACGCACTCTTGCCGATATCATTGTTGAAAAACTCAAGCAGCAAGATCCAATTACTGCTTCAG AAACTCGACCATTGCCTAAATTGGATAGTTCCATCATAGATTTATATAAAGG AGTTGGCAAGCTTCTTAGTACTTACACAGCAGGCAAATTCCCCAAAGCATTCAAGCACATCCCAGCAATGAAACTTTGGGAGGATGTCCTTTATCTAACTGAACCTGATAAATGGTCACCGAATGCAATGTATCAAGCCACAAGAATTTTCGCTTCCAATTTGGGTGTGAAGAAGGCCGAACGCTTCTACAGACTAGTGTTGCTCCCGCGAGTGAGAGATGATATTCGAAAGAATAAACGGCTTCATTTTGCTTTATATCAATCTTTGAAGAAGTCACTCTACAAACCTGCTGCATTCTTCAAAGGAGTACTGTTCCCTCTATGTGAG TCGGGGACGTGCAACCTCAGGGAAGCTGTCATTATCGGAAGCATTTTACAGAAGGTCTCCATTCCTCCGCTTCATTCAAG TGTTGCATTATTGAAACTTGCAGAGATGAATTATTGTGGTACAACAAG CTTTTTTATAAAACTTCTTTTGGAGAAGAAGTATGCTTTGCCATATCGTGTACTTGATGCAACTGTTGCTCATTTCATGAGATTCCTTGAAGATAGCAGGATGATGCCTGTAATATGGCATCAGTCACTCCTTGCATTTGTGCAAAG GTATAAAAATGAACTCCGAAAGGAGGATAAAGATAACCTCAGAAATCTACTTGAAAAGCAAAGGCACAAACTA GTTACTCCTGAAGTCCTCCGGGAGCTAAATAATAGTCGCAACCGTGGTGAAAAGGAGGATGATCTTATGTTAATAt CCTCTCCTATTTCTGTGATCAATAGAACTATTGAAGAAGATAGGTTTGATGTTCCAGAGGTGCCTATGGAGGAAGATTGA